A stretch of Desulfobacter hydrogenophilus DNA encodes these proteins:
- a CDS encoding efflux transporter outer membrane subunit: MVTNRLSSLPALFILLVLLSGFGLSGCLTLGPDFESPVVDVPAAYRFAPADAGSDQDLKWWELFKDPVLYELVTTALENNQDLKTALSRIEEARFTYGMTRADQYPAINLGAGGYVGNYSGTRSIFTNNNYYVAPNLSWELDFWGKFKRSTAAAQADILASAYGAWAVRTTLIADVVSAYYQLLDYRQRLEMSKETLTSRQDGLDIITKRFDKGIIPKIDVNQAQIQLEVAAGAIPTYERLISKTEHQLKLLMGRLPGGIRTGISLDKQLLPPMIPVGMPASLLQRRPEIKRALALVHAANEKIGVAVAQRFPAISLTGALGLASSEVSNITNHGGIWNVSGGLLGPLFDFNKSKLRVEVAKEQTRQALFNYQEVVLTAFKEVEDALVEVDTYRRESDASQRKVDAAENAYKLSFERYDKGVSSYLEVLDSQRTLFSAQLEYSQNRQLYFNAYVKLYKALGGGWLSKRTDAG, encoded by the coding sequence ATGGTTACGAACAGATTGTCGTCCCTTCCCGCATTGTTTATCCTCCTGGTCCTTTTGTCGGGATTCGGCCTGTCCGGATGTCTTACCCTGGGGCCTGATTTTGAATCCCCTGTGGTGGATGTCCCGGCGGCGTACCGGTTTGCCCCGGCCGATGCCGGCAGTGATCAGGATTTAAAGTGGTGGGAGCTGTTCAAAGATCCGGTGCTTTATGAGCTTGTGACCACAGCCCTTGAAAACAACCAGGATCTGAAAACGGCATTAAGCCGGATTGAAGAGGCCAGATTCACCTACGGGATGACCCGGGCCGACCAGTACCCGGCCATCAATCTTGGGGCCGGCGGTTATGTGGGTAACTATTCGGGAACCCGGTCCATATTCACCAACAATAATTATTATGTGGCCCCCAACCTGTCATGGGAACTTGATTTTTGGGGAAAATTTAAGCGGTCCACGGCTGCGGCTCAGGCCGATATTTTGGCATCGGCCTACGGTGCATGGGCGGTGCGCACCACGCTCATTGCCGATGTGGTGTCTGCCTATTACCAGCTTCTGGACTACCGCCAGCGCCTGGAGATGTCCAAAGAAACCCTTACCTCCCGGCAGGACGGCCTTGATATTATTACCAAACGGTTTGATAAGGGGATCATCCCGAAAATTGATGTGAACCAGGCCCAGATTCAGCTGGAAGTGGCCGCTGGCGCCATCCCTACCTATGAACGCCTTATCTCTAAAACCGAGCACCAGTTGAAACTGCTTATGGGCCGGCTACCCGGGGGGATTCGAACGGGTATTTCCCTGGATAAACAGCTCTTGCCCCCCATGATCCCTGTGGGCATGCCGGCATCCCTTCTGCAGCGCCGTCCTGAAATCAAAAGAGCCCTGGCCCTTGTGCATGCCGCCAACGAAAAAATCGGTGTGGCCGTGGCCCAGCGGTTTCCGGCCATCAGTTTGACCGGTGCCTTGGGGCTTGCCTCTTCCGAAGTGTCCAACATCACCAATCATGGCGGGATCTGGAATGTAAGTGGCGGCCTTTTAGGCCCCTTGTTTGATTTTAATAAAAGCAAACTCAGGGTAGAGGTGGCCAAGGAACAGACCCGTCAGGCACTGTTCAACTACCAGGAAGTGGTGCTTACCGCCTTTAAGGAGGTGGAGGATGCTTTAGTGGAAGTGGATACCTACAGAAGGGAAAGTGACGCGTCCCAACGCAAGGTGGATGCGGCTGAAAATGCGTATAAGCTTTCTTTTGAAAGGTATGACAAGGGGGTTAGCTCCTATCTTGAAGTACTGGATTCCCAACGCACCCTGTTTTCAGCCCAGCTTGAGTATTCCCAAAACCGGCAGCTTTATTTCAACGCCTATGTCAAACTTTATAAAGCCCTTGGCGGGGGCTGGCTTTCCAAAAGGACTGATGCTGGATAA
- a CDS encoding efflux RND transporter permease subunit, whose protein sequence is MGAFFVRRPIVAMVIAIVTVILGVLSVLQLPMEQYPNITPPIVQVRASYTGANATNVEASVATPLEQQINGVDNMLYMKSVNANDGTMTINVSFEIGTDPDMNTVFVQNRVSAATAKLPEEVKRLGVSTEKSLPNILMLVALTDPSNKYDQTFLNNYALINIKDSLARLKGIGRVDVLGGSDYSMRIWIKPDRLAQLDMTVPEITNAIKAQNIIVPGGKFGAEPAPDGTEFTYTVRLPDRLASKEAFGDIVIRTTDTGAQVKIRDVARVELGVESYNVFSRMDGKPCSILALYQAPGSNAVNLADEIRSVMAQVSKSFPKGMRYDVSLDATLPITKGIDEIIETLLIALALVIFVVFIFIQDWRATLIPTIAIPVSLLGAFVAFPLLGFTVNNLSLLGLVLAIGIVVDDAIVVVEAVQVNIAKGMEPKPATVEAMGEVTAPIVATTLVLVAVFLPVSAMGGITGRLYQQFALTIVVSVLFSSINALSLSPALCGLLLKSPKPYRGPLGLFFSMFNNAFDASTNVYTKITRIVVRKALFGVLLIIAVCCATGIVGKLLPGGFIPSEDMGYFMVNVQLPDAASLQRSDVVTRQVEKILAKHPEVEHVTNATGFSMLSSSMGPNYGFLFVSLKDWDEREKTVDDLVNELNKQFYFGVNQAQVFAFAPPAIPGLGTGSGFTFMLQDRVGNTPAYLGHQATQFIAAAKKRPEIGSIRTTFSPNVPQKLIEVDRDKALKAGINLNDIYTAIGTFLGGAYVNDFNRFGRLYRAYIQAEPEYRLNAKKLGQFFVKNKAGKSVPMSAFIKVKEVYGPDYTNRFNLMRAAEISGSPARGYTSSQAMAALEAVAAEVLPDDMTYAWSDMSYQEKAASGTGSVVFIFSLVFVFLILAAQYESWSLPFSILLGTPFALFGAMGFLYLARFFDLTYENNVFAQISLVLLIGMAAKNAILIVEFANIKFHEGMSLFDAAIESAKIRFRPILMTAFSFILGIFPLVVATGSGALSRKVMGVALLGGMCLATLLGVFFYPMLFVFIGKLCRYEKKRDLANKKA, encoded by the coding sequence ATGGGTGCTTTTTTTGTCCGGCGACCCATTGTCGCCATGGTTATTGCGATTGTCACGGTAATCCTGGGTGTTTTGTCTGTGTTGCAGCTGCCCATGGAGCAGTATCCCAATATTACTCCGCCCATTGTGCAGGTGCGTGCCAGCTACACCGGTGCCAACGCAACCAATGTGGAAGCCTCTGTGGCCACTCCGCTTGAGCAGCAAATCAACGGCGTGGACAACATGCTCTACATGAAGTCGGTGAACGCCAATGACGGCACCATGACTATTAACGTCTCCTTTGAAATCGGCACCGACCCGGACATGAATACCGTATTTGTGCAGAACCGGGTGTCGGCCGCTACGGCCAAACTGCCCGAGGAGGTCAAGCGTTTAGGGGTATCCACGGAAAAATCCCTGCCCAACATCCTGATGCTGGTGGCTCTCACCGACCCGTCCAACAAATATGATCAGACTTTTTTGAACAACTATGCCCTGATCAATATCAAAGATTCCCTGGCGCGGTTGAAGGGGATCGGCCGGGTGGATGTTCTGGGCGGATCAGACTACTCCATGCGCATCTGGATCAAGCCTGACCGTCTGGCCCAACTCGACATGACCGTGCCTGAAATCACCAATGCCATCAAAGCCCAGAACATCATTGTGCCGGGGGGGAAGTTCGGGGCGGAACCCGCACCTGACGGGACCGAATTTACCTATACGGTGCGGCTGCCCGACCGGCTGGCTTCCAAGGAGGCCTTTGGCGATATCGTAATCCGCACCACAGATACCGGAGCCCAGGTCAAAATCAGGGACGTGGCCCGGGTGGAACTGGGCGTGGAGTCCTACAATGTGTTCTCTCGCATGGACGGTAAACCCTGTTCCATTCTTGCCCTGTACCAGGCGCCGGGGTCCAATGCAGTGAATCTGGCTGATGAGATCAGGTCGGTGATGGCCCAGGTGTCCAAATCCTTTCCCAAGGGCATGCGGTATGACGTGTCTTTGGATGCCACGCTTCCCATCACCAAGGGCATTGACGAAATCATTGAGACACTATTGATTGCTCTGGCCCTGGTTATTTTTGTTGTTTTTATTTTTATCCAGGACTGGCGGGCCACCCTGATCCCCACCATTGCCATTCCAGTCTCCTTGCTTGGAGCCTTTGTTGCGTTTCCGCTGTTGGGGTTCACGGTGAATAACCTGTCTTTGCTGGGGCTTGTGCTGGCCATTGGCATTGTGGTGGATGATGCCATTGTGGTGGTGGAGGCGGTCCAGGTCAATATTGCCAAGGGCATGGAACCCAAGCCTGCCACGGTTGAAGCCATGGGTGAGGTTACCGCACCCATTGTGGCTACCACCCTGGTTCTTGTGGCGGTGTTTTTGCCCGTATCGGCCATGGGCGGAATTACCGGACGGCTTTACCAGCAGTTTGCCCTGACCATTGTGGTATCGGTGCTCTTTTCCTCCATCAATGCATTGTCTTTAAGCCCGGCCCTTTGCGGGCTCTTGCTTAAATCCCCCAAACCCTACCGGGGACCTTTGGGCCTGTTTTTTTCAATGTTTAACAACGCCTTTGACGCCTCCACGAATGTATATACCAAAATTACCCGAATCGTGGTTCGCAAGGCATTGTTCGGTGTTCTTCTGATTATTGCGGTGTGCTGCGCTACCGGTATCGTGGGAAAACTTCTGCCCGGCGGGTTTATCCCCTCCGAGGACATGGGCTATTTCATGGTCAATGTGCAGCTGCCCGATGCCGCATCCCTCCAGCGCTCGGATGTTGTGACCCGGCAGGTGGAAAAGATTCTTGCCAAACACCCGGAAGTGGAACATGTGACCAATGCCACGGGTTTTTCCATGCTCTCATCTTCCATGGGACCCAATTACGGGTTTTTGTTTGTTTCGCTCAAGGATTGGGATGAGCGGGAGAAAACCGTTGATGATCTGGTCAACGAATTGAACAAACAGTTTTATTTCGGGGTTAACCAGGCCCAGGTGTTTGCCTTTGCCCCGCCGGCCATCCCCGGACTTGGAACGGGCTCCGGGTTCACCTTTATGCTCCAGGATCGCGTGGGCAATACCCCGGCTTATTTAGGGCACCAGGCCACCCAGTTCATAGCGGCAGCCAAAAAACGGCCGGAAATCGGATCCATTCGGACCACCTTCAGCCCCAACGTGCCCCAGAAGCTTATCGAGGTGGACCGGGACAAAGCATTAAAGGCCGGCATCAATCTCAATGACATCTATACCGCCATCGGTACATTCCTGGGCGGTGCCTATGTCAACGATTTTAACCGGTTTGGACGTCTTTACCGGGCCTATATCCAGGCGGAACCCGAGTATCGGCTTAACGCCAAAAAACTGGGCCAGTTCTTTGTGAAAAATAAAGCGGGAAAAAGCGTACCCATGTCTGCGTTTATCAAGGTCAAAGAGGTGTACGGTCCCGATTATACCAACCGGTTTAACCTCATGCGGGCCGCAGAAATATCCGGAAGCCCTGCCCGGGGATACACATCGAGCCAGGCCATGGCGGCTTTGGAAGCGGTGGCCGCCGAAGTGCTCCCCGATGATATGACTTACGCCTGGAGCGACATGTCCTACCAGGAAAAGGCCGCGTCCGGCACCGGGTCTGTGGTTTTTATCTTTTCTCTGGTTTTTGTGTTCCTGATTCTGGCTGCCCAGTATGAAAGCTGGTCCCTTCCCTTCAGCATCCTTTTGGGGACGCCCTTTGCCCTGTTCGGTGCCATGGGCTTTTTGTACCTGGCACGGTTTTTTGATTTAACTTACGAAAATAACGTATTTGCCCAGATCTCCCTGGTGTTGCTCATTGGTATGGCTGCCAAAAATGCCATTCTAATTGTGGAGTTTGCCAATATCAAATTCCACGAGGGGATGAGTCTGTTTGATGCGGCCATTGAGTCGGCAAAAATACGATTCCGCCCGATTCTTATGACGGCATTTTCCTTTATCCTGGGTATTTTCCCGCTGGTGGTGGCCACGGGCTCAGGCGCCTTATCCCGTAAAGTCATGGGTGTGGCACTTTTGGGCGGCATGTGCCTGGCCACGCTGCTTGGGGTATTTTTCTATCCTATGCTGTTTGTGTTTATCGGCAAGCTGTGCCGGTATGAAAAAAAACGAGATTTAGCTAATAAGAAAGCTTAA
- a CDS encoding efflux RND transporter periplasmic adaptor subunit produces MKTKFSVVLLVFVLLVWTPACKEAEQKTAKAIPPVSVSVYKTLAEDVPIYHTFVGQIYGAKDIAIRARVEGFLKGVHFKEGSPVKSDDLLYTIESQTFEAQVASMKGLLAEANTKMVKAKRDLDRYRPLAKMNAVSQSDLDGAVAAYDAAKAGVTAAQANVRAVQIQMGYTKVYSPINGIIGKTKAKVGDFVGRDPNPVILNTVSNTNSVLAEFFLTESQYLGAARHMKASEQEGMERENAFKADIQLILADGSVYPYKGKPNFLDRQIDPTTGAILMQVSFPNPDGLLRPGQFAKIKAMIDSVKGGVLVPQRCITDLQGLKKVFVVGDGGIVKEQDVSLGPDIDNFVLVKTGLSGGESIVYEGLQKVADGTKVTAKAVTVDRIAQEES; encoded by the coding sequence ATGAAAACTAAATTTAGCGTTGTACTGCTGGTATTCGTATTGCTGGTTTGGACACCGGCCTGTAAAGAAGCCGAACAGAAAACAGCCAAGGCCATTCCGCCTGTCAGTGTGAGCGTGTATAAAACACTTGCCGAGGATGTCCCCATTTACCACACTTTCGTGGGTCAGATTTACGGTGCCAAGGACATTGCCATAAGGGCCCGGGTGGAAGGTTTTTTAAAAGGGGTTCATTTCAAGGAGGGTTCGCCTGTTAAGTCCGACGATCTGCTTTACACCATTGAAAGCCAGACCTTTGAGGCCCAGGTTGCTTCAATGAAGGGGCTTCTTGCAGAGGCCAACACAAAGATGGTCAAGGCTAAGCGCGATTTGGACCGATATCGCCCCCTGGCAAAGATGAATGCCGTATCCCAAAGTGATCTCGACGGGGCCGTGGCTGCCTATGATGCCGCAAAAGCAGGCGTGACCGCAGCCCAGGCCAATGTCCGGGCAGTTCAGATCCAGATGGGATATACTAAGGTATATTCTCCCATTAACGGCATCATTGGAAAAACAAAAGCCAAGGTCGGGGATTTTGTGGGCCGTGATCCCAACCCGGTCATTTTAAATACCGTTTCCAACACCAATTCGGTTTTAGCCGAATTTTTTTTAACAGAATCCCAATACCTGGGGGCGGCTCGTCATATGAAGGCCTCAGAGCAGGAAGGCATGGAAAGGGAAAACGCTTTCAAAGCTGATATTCAGTTGATTCTGGCCGACGGTTCTGTTTATCCTTACAAAGGAAAGCCAAATTTTTTGGACCGACAGATTGATCCCACCACCGGTGCGATTCTGATGCAGGTTTCCTTTCCCAATCCGGATGGCCTGTTGCGCCCCGGGCAATTCGCCAAGATCAAGGCCATGATAGACAGCGTTAAGGGTGGAGTTCTTGTTCCCCAGCGTTGCATCACAGACCTGCAGGGCCTTAAAAAGGTGTTCGTGGTGGGTGACGGAGGCATCGTTAAGGAGCAGGATGTTTCCCTTGGACCGGATATTGATAATTTTGTTCTGGTTAAAACAGGCCTTTCAGGTGGTGAGTCCATTGTGTACGAAGGCTTGCAAAAAGTTGCCGACGGGACCAAGGTGACGGCCAAAGCGGTGACGGTGGACCGTATAGCACAGGAAGAAAGCTAA
- a CDS encoding ATP-binding protein, with protein sequence METAKEKELYSDKILDAYVALIQEKYPEIEIEDLMDEAGIENYSKTGDNAIGLSQAHLNRFHQRLCILTDNMEIAREAGRYAVKPQCLGWIRSLLLPFVRVRRACVMMGNYAGGLTPFSRYTTRYIGKNKIEIVVIPNEGTKEEPFQCEIRQGYFQGLADVFLHNDLTVHHPECMFKGGKVCRYELVWRDSVFPLLVVLSWLAGAAAIVISIALWITPFAVVPKSLWLMCPAFLFLGLGWAAQMVKSKALARSLRGIHNDREEILNQFGVNAENSKVIVEIGQVLGIEDPDACSFERAANIVGKNLRYDRVMIMIADDEKTSLSYRGGYGFTEIEKVHIANYSISLEGASEGVFYESFRYNKPMLVNDIAWLKRKYPQSRELTDRIKPRSFIISPIEVDGAPIGIMIAGNTVTLRKLDSNDIHLVMGVAQQISGVYRRQKCEKQQGEFKRQIVQLQKMEALGVLAGGIAHDFNNILSPILGYTDLCLSMCPEDEKMLKYLRRVKNASIRAQDLVAQILAFSRQGEKEYIRCHPGPIIKESLKLLRASVPKNIKIETFIRTDLAPVMADPTQIHQIVMNLCTNAHHAMMDNGGLLTVRLDEIQVQESPLEETRRILPGTYIHLQVLDTGHGMSRAVMDNIFEPYFTTKRKGRGTGMGLPIIKGIVARLKGYIFVDSTEGEGSCFDIYLPQAAENKFIR encoded by the coding sequence ATGGAAACTGCAAAAGAAAAAGAACTGTATAGCGATAAGATTCTGGATGCCTATGTGGCCCTGATTCAGGAAAAATATCCTGAAATTGAAATCGAAGACCTCATGGACGAGGCCGGGATCGAAAATTACAGTAAAACCGGTGATAACGCCATAGGGCTCAGCCAGGCACACCTCAACCGGTTTCATCAGCGCTTGTGCATACTTACCGACAATATGGAAATCGCCCGGGAGGCCGGCCGATATGCAGTAAAGCCCCAATGCCTGGGATGGATTCGCAGCCTGCTGTTACCTTTTGTCCGGGTCAGGCGGGCCTGTGTGATGATGGGAAACTATGCCGGGGGCCTGACCCCATTTTCGCGTTATACCACCCGATATATAGGGAAAAATAAAATTGAGATTGTGGTCATACCCAATGAAGGGACCAAAGAAGAACCCTTCCAGTGCGAGATTCGCCAGGGATATTTCCAGGGACTTGCAGATGTTTTTCTCCATAATGATCTGACCGTGCACCATCCGGAATGTATGTTCAAAGGGGGCAAGGTCTGCCGGTATGAGCTCGTCTGGCGGGATTCGGTTTTTCCCCTACTTGTTGTGCTTTCCTGGCTTGCCGGTGCTGCTGCAATCGTCATATCCATTGCGTTGTGGATAACGCCTTTTGCTGTTGTGCCCAAAAGCTTGTGGCTGATGTGCCCGGCCTTCTTGTTTTTGGGTCTGGGGTGGGCCGCCCAGATGGTGAAATCAAAGGCGCTTGCAAGGTCTTTACGCGGTATACATAACGATAGAGAAGAGATACTCAATCAGTTTGGGGTCAATGCCGAAAATTCAAAGGTAATTGTCGAAATTGGACAGGTCCTGGGGATTGAAGATCCTGATGCTTGTTCCTTTGAACGGGCTGCGAATATCGTCGGGAAAAACCTTCGGTATGACCGTGTGATGATCATGATCGCCGATGATGAGAAAACGTCTCTGTCTTATCGCGGCGGATATGGTTTTACTGAGATTGAAAAGGTGCATATCGCCAATTATAGCATCTCCCTTGAGGGGGCATCCGAAGGGGTGTTTTATGAGTCCTTCAGGTATAACAAGCCCATGCTTGTGAACGATATCGCGTGGCTTAAGCGCAAATATCCCCAGAGTCGGGAACTAACGGACCGTATCAAACCCCGTTCTTTTATTATCAGCCCTATTGAAGTGGACGGTGCGCCCATCGGCATCATGATTGCCGGCAATACGGTTACCCTCAGAAAACTGGACAGCAATGACATCCATTTGGTCATGGGTGTGGCCCAGCAGATCAGCGGTGTCTACAGAAGGCAGAAGTGTGAAAAGCAGCAGGGTGAGTTTAAACGTCAGATCGTGCAGCTTCAAAAAATGGAGGCCCTTGGCGTTCTGGCCGGCGGCATTGCCCATGATTTTAATAATATTTTGTCCCCCATCCTTGGGTATACGGATCTTTGTCTGTCAATGTGCCCCGAAGATGAGAAGATGCTCAAATATCTTCGTCGGGTGAAAAACGCATCCATCAGGGCCCAGGACCTGGTGGCCCAGATTCTGGCATTTAGCCGTCAGGGGGAAAAGGAGTATATCCGTTGCCACCCCGGTCCCATCATCAAGGAGAGCTTAAAGCTGCTGAGAGCTTCTGTTCCCAAAAACATAAAGATTGAAACGTTTATCAGAACGGATCTTGCTCCTGTTATGGCAGATCCCACCCAGATTCATCAAATTGTCATGAATCTTTGCACCAATGCCCATCATGCCATGATGGACAATGGTGGGCTTCTTACGGTTCGTCTGGATGAAATTCAAGTTCAAGAAAGTCCCCTGGAAGAGACGCGCCGGATACTGCCGGGCACTTATATCCATTTGCAAGTGCTGGATACGGGACACGGGATGAGCCGTGCCGTCATGGACAATATATTTGAGCCCTATTTTACAACAAAGAGAAAAGGGCGGGGCACGGGTATGGGGCTTCCCATTATCAAGGGGATTGTGGCCCGGCTCAAGGGCTATATATTTGTGGACAGTACTGAAGGAGAAGGCAGTTGCTTTGATATTTACCTACCCCAGGCCGCTGAAAATAAATTCATACGATAA
- a CDS encoding cupin domain-containing protein, translating into MQTGKVNQRILSFMEKRDMDIQALSEAAGLDPQFIKTMLEEDAYPPLGPLMKIARALGVRLGTFLDDQDSSDPYIVRKAEREGGFSVLDSTNKAPTLNFYALGKGKSDRHMEPFFVEILPESAKKKTLSSHEGEEFIVVVSGLVEVIYGNKTYELKPGDSIYYNSVVPHYVSCIGKEKAEIHAVVYVPE; encoded by the coding sequence ATGCAAACAGGAAAAGTTAACCAGCGGATTTTATCATTCATGGAGAAACGGGACATGGATATCCAGGCCTTGTCCGAGGCAGCCGGCCTTGACCCCCAATTTATCAAAACCATGCTTGAAGAAGACGCCTATCCCCCCCTGGGGCCTCTAATGAAAATTGCCCGGGCCCTGGGTGTGCGTTTAGGCACCTTTCTGGATGACCAGGACAGCAGTGACCCCTATATTGTCCGCAAGGCGGAACGAGAAGGCGGTTTTTCCGTTCTTGACAGTACCAACAAAGCCCCTACTTTAAATTTCTATGCCCTGGGCAAAGGAAAGTCAGACCGGCACATGGAGCCGTTTTTTGTTGAAATCTTGCCTGAATCCGCAAAGAAAAAGACATTGTCTTCCCATGAAGGCGAAGAGTTTATTGTTGTTGTTTCAGGTCTTGTGGAGGTGATTTACGGCAATAAAACCTATGAACTAAAACCCGGCGACTCCATCTACTACAACTCGGTGGTTCCCCATTATGTCTCCTGTATCGGAAAAGAAAAGGCTGAAATTCACGCCGTGGTTTATGTTCCGGAATAA
- a CDS encoding AMP-binding protein — translation MDETLPLQSLTLGQILDRTVEKYPDNPAVVYVDRNFRLTYSQFATYVDETAKGLMALGVKKGEKVGIWATNIPYWVILQFATAKIGAVLLTVNTNYKTAELEYLLTQSECENLFLIDGYQDTDYISTIYELVPELKTCQRGHLKSPKFPHLKRVAFLGPEKHRGMYTIPEIRALSVMISDDEYQARQDSLGPHDVVNMQYTSGTTGFPKGVMLTHYNIGNNGYWIGANQNFGPDDRVCLPVPLFHCFGCVLGVLAAVNHGTCMVILEGFDPLLIMASVEQEKCTALYGVPTMFIAVLEHALFNKFDFSSLRTGIMAGSNCPIHVMEQVIDKMNMTEITICYGLTEGSPVLTQTRIHDDIRVRVKTVGGALPHLEVKVIDLGTGKELPPGKQGEVCCRGYNVMKGYYNNPEATAQTIDKDGWLHSGDLGVMDEAGNLSITGRHKDMIIRGGENIYPREIEEFLYRMDEIRDVQVAAVPSEKYGEEVGAFVILKEGTNIEPSDISDFCRGKISRYKIPRYVHFIDQYPMTASGKIQKYKLTEMSEDIWPERR, via the coding sequence ATGGACGAAACTTTGCCATTGCAATCCCTGACTTTAGGCCAAATCCTTGACAGAACAGTTGAAAAATATCCGGACAACCCGGCCGTTGTGTATGTGGACAGAAATTTTCGCCTAACATACAGCCAGTTTGCCACCTATGTAGATGAAACAGCCAAGGGTTTGATGGCCCTGGGCGTTAAGAAAGGGGAAAAGGTAGGAATCTGGGCCACAAATATACCGTACTGGGTTATCTTGCAGTTTGCCACGGCTAAAATCGGGGCTGTGCTGCTCACGGTGAATACAAACTATAAAACAGCTGAACTTGAATACCTGCTCACCCAATCTGAATGTGAAAACCTCTTTCTCATCGACGGATATCAGGACACGGATTACATATCCACTATATACGAGCTGGTGCCGGAGCTGAAAACCTGTCAGCGCGGCCACCTGAAATCCCCCAAATTCCCCCATCTTAAACGGGTGGCCTTCCTTGGCCCTGAAAAACACAGGGGCATGTATACCATCCCTGAAATCCGGGCCTTGTCCGTAATGATTTCCGACGATGAGTATCAGGCTCGCCAGGACAGTCTGGGTCCCCATGATGTGGTGAACATGCAATATACGTCGGGGACCACAGGCTTCCCCAAAGGCGTTATGCTCACCCATTACAATATCGGCAACAACGGGTACTGGATCGGTGCCAATCAGAACTTTGGCCCGGATGACCGGGTCTGCCTTCCCGTGCCCTTGTTCCATTGCTTTGGATGCGTGCTTGGGGTACTTGCAGCCGTAAACCACGGCACCTGCATGGTGATCCTGGAAGGATTTGACCCCCTTTTAATCATGGCCTCGGTGGAGCAGGAAAAGTGCACCGCCCTTTACGGGGTGCCCACCATGTTCATTGCCGTGCTGGAACATGCCCTTTTCAACAAATTTGATTTTTCATCCCTTCGCACCGGTATCATGGCAGGCTCCAACTGCCCCATTCATGTCATGGAGCAGGTTATTGACAAAATGAACATGACCGAAATCACCATCTGCTACGGTCTGACCGAGGGTTCTCCGGTCTTGACCCAAACCCGGATCCACGACGACATCCGGGTGCGGGTAAAGACCGTGGGGGGAGCTCTGCCTCACCTTGAAGTCAAAGTCATTGACCTTGGCACAGGAAAAGAACTGCCCCCGGGCAAACAAGGTGAAGTGTGCTGCAGGGGGTATAACGTCATGAAAGGATACTACAACAACCCCGAAGCCACAGCCCAGACCATTGACAAGGACGGCTGGCTGCATTCGGGCGATCTCGGGGTCATGGACGAAGCAGGCAACCTGTCCATCACAGGCCGGCACAAGGACATGATCATCCGGGGCGGGGAAAATATCTATCCCAGGGAGATCGAGGAGTTTTTATACCGCATGGATGAAATCCGGGATGTCCAGGTAGCTGCGGTACCCAGCGAGAAATACGGTGAAGAGGTTGGTGCCTTTGTGATTCTGAAAGAAGGAACAAATATTGAGCCCAGCGATATCAGCGACTTCTGCCGGGGAAAAATAAGCCGATACAAAATCCCCAGGTATGTCCATTTTATTGATCAATATCCCATGACGGCCTCGGGCAAGATTCAGAAATACAAATTAACGGAGATGTCGGAAGATATTTGGCCGGAAAGACGTTAG